From Dryobates pubescens isolate bDryPub1 chromosome 11, bDryPub1.pri, whole genome shotgun sequence:
ggcgcagggctggggacagtgtCCCTCTGGGGCAGTCTCCTGCTCGCTGCCGGCCTGGCTCTCGACCCAGCACCGCAAAGCTGCAACTGCACCGAGCCCATGGACTTCCAGGCTTTCCGGGAGGCTCCActgcctgagagctgctgcctcaaCTTCACCAGCTCCAACATCACCCATCTGGACTGGGGTGCACTGGTAGGGGTGCAGGGACTGAGAGAGCTCTACCTCTCGCACTGTGGCATCATGGATATCAGTAACGCACAGGGAGCTCCTCCTGAGTTGGAGATCTTGCACTTAAGTCACAACCTGCTGGAAAGTCTCCCTGGGAGCTTTCTGGAAGATGCCCCTAATCTGAGGGTCCTTTATTTGGACAGCAACCAGCTCCAGGAGTTGCCCAAGTCCTTCCTGAAAGCATCAACCCAGGTCCAGGAGGTTTATCTGGGTTTCAATGCTCTGACCTTCCTTCCCACCAGCCTCCTGAAGccatctctgctccagctccagctctccaacAACAGCTGGGACTGCAACTGTGCTCTCCTGAGCAATCTGGAGGGCTggaccagcctggctgctgaagTTATCTGCCACACACCAGAGCAGTACCACGGTGTGGACCTCCAGAGTATACCCCGGGATAAGCTGTGCCACTCACCCAACCTAACTGCCCTCTTCATCTGcttgcctttcctcctcatccttGCCAGCATCACCTGGTGCTTCTGCAGGCATAAGAGAAAGACTAACTACAGCTTTCAGAGCAGGTCCCAGAGCCACCTGGCCAcagcagagaggggcaacatGCCGGTGCTTGCAGAATCCCACCACTACGTCCCCTATGAGCTGCCTGTCACCCCCTCTAAGAGCAAGAAGaaggtgctgctgaggagccagGTCCTCCTTCAGCCCTCTGCAGACCCACTGGACAGCAGCAAAGACCTCTATGAGGAGGTGGAGATCCAGGTGGGATCCTCCTGCAGTTCCCAGGTACCAACCCATGAAGTGCAGAGGGGGATGAgtctgggcaggcagtggggcaaCCCAGCACcaagggcagaggagctggggagcagtgagCCAGAGGTGGACACTGTCAGTGTGAGTGAAGTCCTGAAGGACTCTGCCAACCGAGAGAAGATGTACTTGAGTCAGTCAACCAACTATTACAACCTGGTACCTGGCATTGAGCTGGAGGACTCAGACAACCTGGAGTATGAGAGCATAGACCT
This genomic window contains:
- the LOC128897566 gene encoding SLIT and NTRK-like protein 6, translated to MGLATAGAGLGTVSLWGSLLLAAGLALDPAPQSCNCTEPMDFQAFREAPLPESCCLNFTSSNITHLDWGALVGVQGLRELYLSHCGIMDISNAQGAPPELEILHLSHNLLESLPGSFLEDAPNLRVLYLDSNQLQELPKSFLKASTQVQEVYLGFNALTFLPTSLLKPSLLQLQLSNNSWDCNCALLSNLEGWTSLAAEVICHTPEQYHGVDLQSIPRDKLCHSPNLTALFICLPFLLILASITWCFCRHKRKTNYSFQSRSQSHLATAERGNMPVLAESHHYVPYELPVTPSKSKKKVLLRSQVLLQPSADPLDSSKDLYEEVEIQVGSSCSSQVPTHEVQRGMSLGRQWGNPAPRAEELGSSEPEVDTVSVSEVLKDSANREKMYLSQSTNYYNLVPGIELEDSDNLEYESIDLH